The Alphaproteobacteria bacterium HT1-32 DNA segment ACTATGTGACAACCGTCACTTCGATTAGCCCCCCCGCAATCTAACTCATATATCAGGCAGGCACAGATATGTGACCCAGTGTTTTGCAGGTTGCAGACACGCAAACCGATAGGAATAAGAGTATGGCTGACGAATGGAACCCGAAAGACGGCGCGCAGGACCTGGATGACCTGACAGTCCTGCAGCGGACCGATAACGCGAACCTTGATGCTGAAGAGCAGGAAAAACAGGGTTCCGGGGACGATGCTGGCGAAGACATGCAGGGCTTTGGCACACTGCATACCGGCAGTCAGCGTACTCAGGATGAAGTAAACAACGCTATTGGTGCAGGTGCCGGCCAGCAATCTGGCGCTGCGGCTGGCGCAGAAGATTCTGAATCCGACGGAACAGACACAGGACCGTCCGGAAACCGGAATTCTTCTGACGCAAGGACAGGCAGTCAGCAGGGTGTCTCTGGCGATACCGGATATGATGATAATCAGAACAGCAATGCTGAAGGCCAGAACGGCCCAGGAGCAGAAGGCAATCGGGAAGATGCCGGTGCATCTTCCGGTAATGAACAGGGTTTCAGTGGCGCACAGCGCACAGCCGATGAACCTGACGAAGAACAGGCAACCGGGGCAGACCAGTCTACATCGGGGGGAAATCAATCCGGTGGGGGCACCGAAGAAGAATTTTTACAGACAGCGGAAGCACAGGTCGGACCGCAGGCAGGGAATGATGAGTTCAGCCTTGGGGAAGACTCTGTTGCGACATTCTCCGTTCATGAGCTTCTGGCGAACGATGCCGATGGAAACAATGATATTCTGGTCGTCACCGCGGTAGGAGATGCTGCCCACGGGATCGTCAGCTGGGATCCTGAAACTGGTCAGGTCACTTACACTCCTGATGATGATTATAACGGCCCGGATTCCTTCACGTATACCGTTTCTGACGGAAATGGCGGTTTTTCCACTGCAACAGTCAACCTCACCATTGACCCGGAAAATGACGACCCGGTAACTGTCGACGACGTCTTCGCTGGTTCTGAAGATAATGTCATGACCTTCTCTGCGGCAGACTTGTTGTCTAATGACAGCGATGTCGATCTGGACAACCTCTCTGTCGACAGCTTCACACAGCCGGCGAATGGCACACTGACATTCGAAGACGGTGTCTTCACCTTCACGCCGAATGAAAACTGGAATGGCGAGACCTCGTTCGATTACACCATTGTTGACGGGCAGGGCGGAACCGCTACTGGCTCGGTGTCCCTGGACGTTGCCGCCGTCAATGATGGCCCGGTCGCCGTGGATGATGTCTTCGCCGGTTCTGAAGACAATGTCCTGACCTTCTCTGCGGCTGACCTGCTGGAGAACGACAGCGATGTTGATCTGGACAGTCTCTCTGTCGACAGTTTCACACAGCCTGCAAATGGCACACTGACCTTCGAAGACGGTGTCTTCACCTTCACCCCGAATGAAAACTGGAACGGTGAGACCTCGTTCGACTACACCATTGTCGACGGGCAGGGCGGATCAGCCACTGGCTCAACCACTCTGGAAATCGCCGCCGTCAATGACGGTCCGGTCGCCGTGGATGATGTCTTCGCCGGTTCTGAAGATAATGTCCTGACCTTCTCTGCGGCTGACCTGCTGGAGAACGACAGCGATGTTGATCTGGACAGCCTCTCTGTCGACAGTTTTACACAGCCTGCAAATGGCACCCTGACATTCGAAGACGGTGTCTTCACTTTCACGCCGAATGAAAACTGGAACGGTGAGACCTCGTTCGACTACACCATTGTCGACGGGCTGGGCGGATCAGCCACTGGCTCAACCACTCTGGAAATCGCCGCCGTCAATGACGGCCCGGTCGCCGTGGATGATGTCTTCGCCGGTTCTGAAGACAATGTCCTGACCTTCTCTGCGGCTGACCTGCTGGAGAACGACAGCGATGTTGATCTGGACAGCCTCTCTGTCGACAGCTTCACACAGCCTGCAAATGGCACCCTGACATTCGAAGACGGTGTCTTCACTTTCACCCCGAATGAAAACTGGAACGGTGAGACCTCGTTCGACTACACCATTGTCGACGGGCAGGGCGGATCAGCCACCGGCTCAACCACTCTGGAAATCGCCGCCGTCAATGATGGCCCCGAAGCATCTGCAGATTCGGCTGAAACCGGCTATCGCGAAGCTGTTACAATCGATGTCCTCGACAATGACAGTGATCTGGATGGCGACAGCCTTAGCATCAGTGCAGTAAACGGCCTTTCAAATGGCACTGTGCAGGTTGTGGATGGTAAAATCGTCTATACACCGAATGATGAATTCTCCGGTCAGGAAACCTTCAGTTATACGGTGACGGATGGAAATGGCGGATCACAGACCGCGACGGTGACCGTTGATGTTGCAGCCGGTACTGTCTTTTCCGATGAAGGCGACACCGTAAACTTCAACGAGGTTTCTGCGGAAGATTATCAGGACGGGCAGCAATATGCTTCCGGTGACGGCGACGATGTTGTCACGCTGGCGGGTGCTGCCGGCCAGACCGAACATGGATTCGATGGCGGCGAACAGTTTTCGGCAGGGGCCGGAAACGATACCGTTACCGGCGGTGACGGTGCTGACAATATTGATGGTGGTGTCGGCAATGATGTCATCACTGGTGGTGCCGGTGGCGACACGCTGGCTGGCGGTGATGGTGACGACAACCTGACCGGTGGCGCCGATGATGACATTATTCAAGGCGGCGAAGGTTCTGGCGACACAGCCAATTTTTCCGGTAACCGTGCCGATTATACCGTTATTTCCAATGAAGATGGCAGCTACACGATTATCGACAATGTAGCGGGCCGTGATGGTACAGATCAGGTCTGGGGCGTCGAGAATTTCAGCTTTGCTGATGGACCGATTGCAGCAGACGACCTGATTCCGGAGGAAATGTTTACGGAAAACGATGACACCGTGAATCTGGCTGATGCGGACCCCGATTACGGAACAACCGAATCCTATGATGCTCTGGACGGCGACGACACGGTCACCGGCGGCGATCAGAATGATGTTATTTCCGGCGGGGCCGGGAATGATAATCTGGACGGCGGGGCAGGCAACGATACCTTGCGGGGTGACGATAACGGCAACACGCTGGTTGTCCGCCTGGGTGGCGAATCCTACAACGGTGATCCCCATTACCGCATTGTCGTGGATGGTGAGACCCTGGCAGAAGGGGATGTCACCTGGTCACGGGACACGGTTGCAGAAGGCTCCTATCCTGACCTGTCACAGGCAGAATACCGTGACATTACGGTAACTCTGCCGGAAGGAACTGATCCCTCGACCATTCAGATCATGTTCACCAATGATGCCTACCGGCGTGATGTCGGGGACAGAAACCTCATCGTTGACCGCATTGTCTATAACGGTGAAGTAATTGAGGCTGAGACTGCCGGTGATTATCGCGACGGCGGACGTGAGCGTATGCCCTGGGGCGGAACCATGGCGTTCGATGTTTCCGGCAAAGGCAATGCCGCAGAAGCCGGCAACGATACGCTGTCCGGTGGCGCAGGTGACGACACGCTGCTGGGTGGTGGTGGAGATGACGTTCTGAACGGCGGCGCAGGATCTGACACAATCGTCGGCGGCGCAGGGTCTGACACATTTGTGCTGTCCGGCAATTATGAAGATTACACCATCACCGAAAATGAGGACGGCTCGTTTACGGTGACGGATACGGTGGATGGCCGCGACGGCTCCGACACTGTCAGCGGCGTTGAAAATTTCCAGTTTTCAGATGTCACCTACACCAGCGAACAACTGGTTGAACTGGGCGGTCTGCATATCGTCGGCGACAATAATGCCAACGATCTGAACGGAGGCGCCGGCGGTGACACCATCGAAGGTCTGCGCGGTCATGATGAAATTCATGGCGGTGCCGGAGATGACACGATTGATGGCGATGAGAACAACGATACGCTCTATGGTGGCGAAGGTAATGACATCATTGATGGCGGGAACGACAACGACACCCTGTTTGGCGGGGAAGGCGATGACCATCTTCGGGGTGGCCATGGTACGGACACACTGGATGGCGGTGTTGGCAATGATACCTTCTACATGGAAGGTCGCAGCGACTATGACGCCAACGATGTTCTGAATGGCGGCGAAGGAACCGATACGGTCAAGGCCCTGAATGATGGTGATATGACCTTCAGCAATTTCACGGCTGACAATTCAATCGAAGTTGTCGATGGCGGGAACACCGAAAGCCGTATTCTTGGCGACAATAACGACAATATTCTCGATTTTTCCAACACCACACTCACCAATATTGGCGAAATCGACGGCGAGCGCGGCGATGATACCATCACGGGCAGCGCCGGCGATGACAGCATCGATGGTGGTGATAACGACGATATCCTTTTTGGCGGCGCAGGCAGCGACAATCTCTATGGCGGTGCCCATGATGACACGCTCTATGGCGGAGATGGTGACGATACACTGCGCGGCGGTCACGGCACCGACACCCTTTATGGCGGTGACGGTGACGATGTGTTCGTGATGGAAGGACGCAGCGACCGGGATGCCGATGATGTGCTGTATGGTGGCGCCGGAACCGATACGGTTCGGGCCGAAAATGATGGAGATATGACGTTCCGGAATTTCACCGCCGATAATTCGATAGAAGTTGTTGATGGTGGAAACTCTGCCAGCCGTATTCTTGGCGACAACAACGCCAACACTCTCGATTTCTCGAATGCCACCCTGAACAACATTCGCGAAATTGACGGCGGTCGTGGCAGTGACACCATTACCGGCAGCAACGGTGATGACAGCATTGACGGTGGCGATCAGAGCGACACTGTCTATGGCGGTGCCGGCAATGACAGCATTGATGGCGGTGCCCATGACGACACGCTCTATGGCGGTGATGGGAACGATATTATGCGTGGCGGTCACGGCACCGACACTCTGATCGGTGGTGACGGTGACGATACCTTCGTCATGGAAGGTCGTGGTGACCGTGATGCCGATGATGTGCTGGAAGGCGGTGCAGGTACGGATACGGTAATGGCCGGGAACGACGGGGATCTGTATTTCAATGACTTCAGTGCTGATAACTCTATTGAGGTTGTCGATGGCGGAAATTCCGCCAGCCAGATCAAAGGTGACAGCAGCAGCAACACCCTCGATTTCTCAGAAACACAGTTGAATAATATCAGCAGGATCGATGCGGGTCAGGGGGATGACACTGTTATCGGCAGCGCCGGAGATGACTCGATCTATGGCGGGAACCACGACGACCTCCTGATGGGTGGTGCCGGCAACGATACACTGGATGGCGGTGCCCATGACGATACGCTGGATGGCGGTGCCGGTGATGACATTCTTGCCGGCGGGCATGGCAATGACCTGTTCATCTTCCGCCTTGGCGAAGGAAATGATCAGATTTCCGGTGGCGACGGGTGGACCGATACGGTTCGCGTCGAAGGTGCGGACGGTGCACCAGGTGAAGCGGAGTCAGGCTGGACCCTGCATCTTGATGAGGGAGAGATCCTCGAACAGGGTGTTGACGAGGATGGCAAGGAGTATATCCGCCTGACCGAGGATGCGAGCGGTCACTTCGAGACGACAGAAGGCGAAAGTGTCGAGTTCACAGGCGTTGAACGTTTCGAATGGTAACGACTTCTTGAACCGGCTGTAATCTGACGCGGCCCCGCCCGGAAACTCCGGGCGGGGCCGCTCTGTTTCCACGCTGCCATCCTCCCGGCAGGCTTGCCGGCACCCCCTCGGCCAGCAGATAAGTTGCACCCTGTCCGGCAGGCAGGTAGCGTTGATCATTCGTGACCTCGGGAACAGGGGATAGCGCGCCAATGAAGCGCAGTCTTTATCGCTACATCATGGCGTACAGCAAGCGGGAGCAGATCGTGCTCGTGCTGACGGCGCTGATCTCTCATCCCGTGCTTTACATGACGTTCAAGCTGCCGGAGGTCATCATCAATGATGCCATCGGCGCAGGCGAGGGCCCCAGGGAGCTTCCGGTTTTCGGCATTCCCCTGACCCAGCTTCAGTACCTTGTGGTTCTGTGTGTACTGTTTCTGATTCTCGTCTGCATCAATGGCGGGCTGAAATACTTCAACAATGTCTATCGCGGGGCCATGAATGAGCGGCTGCTGCGACGCCTCAGATTTATCCTGTTTCATCGTATCCTGCGTTTTCCCGTATCGCATTTTCGCAAGCTGTCGCAGGGCGAGGTTGTCTCGATGGTGACGGCCGAGACCGAGCCGGTTGGCGGGTTCTTTGGTGATTCGATTGCGTTGCCGGTCTATCAGGGCGGCATTCTGATTACCGCACTTGCCTATATCATGTACGAAAACACGATGATGGGTTTCATCGCCATTTCGACCGTCCCGGTCCAGATGTACATCATTCCGAAAATGCAGAAGGTGGTGAATAACCTCGCACGGGAACGGGTCCGGACTGTGCGGCAGCTCTCGAACCAACTGGGAGAGAGCGTCGGTGGCATCTATGATTTGCATACGCATGATACCTCCGAATATGAGTCCACAAGGATCAGCGCAACACTCGGTGAGATCTACTTCATCCGGCTGCGGATCTATATCTGGAAGTTCCTCATCAAGTTTCTGAACAACTTCCTGGCACAGCTGACTCCTATCGTTTTCTACCTCGTCGGCGGCTATCTGGTCATGACCGGAAGCTATACCGTTGGTGCCCTGATGGCCTCCATTGGTGCACACAAGGAACTGGCAGCCCCCTGGAAAGAGTTGCTTGGCTGGTATCAGCGGCTTGCCGATGCCCAGATCAAGTACGATCAACTGCGCGAGCAGTTTGACACCGAAGGCATGCTCGACGAGGAAATGCTGACGAGTGACCCCGACAAGTCAATCCAGCTGACCGGCAATATCGAGGCGTCCAATCTCAGCCTGACCGATGACGAAGGGGTAAAACTGATCGAGAGCGCCAGCTTCACCCTGGAGCAACCCAGCCGCGTTGTGATTACGGGACCGGGGGGCAGTGGAAAGGGGCAGCTTGCACACGTTCTCGCACGCATTCTTCCGCCAAGCGGCGGCAGCATCAAGATATCAAACCATACCTTGTTCGACCTGCCGGAATCCGTAACCGGTCGCCAGATCGGATATGCCGGCTCTGAGTCTTTCATGTTCAATGCGTCAGTCCGGGAGAACATTCTCTATGGCCTGCAACGCCGGCCAATGCGTGATGCCGATTATGATGATGAACAGGCTGCCGAGTTTCTGCGGCAGAAGACAGAAGCAGAACGGTCCGGAAATCGGAATCACGACATCAATGCAGACTGGATTGATCTTGATGCAGCCGGTGCAACAGACCGGGAAGATCTGAATCGCAAACTTCTGAAAGCACTTGATGTTGTTGAAATGTCGAATGACATCTTTCAGATGGGCCTGCAACGACAGGTTGACCCTAATATCCGGAAGCGACTGACAGCGGGCGTTCTTGAGGCCCGCGAACGCCTGCGCGAAGAACTCGAAGGCCCGATGCTGAAGACCATGGTCGAGCTGTTTGATGGCGACAAATACAACAGGAACGCCTCGCTTGCTGAGAACCTGTTATTCGGCACACCTGTCGGGAGTGAATTTGCACCGGAGAATCTGTCCCGGAACGCCTATCTTCTGGAAATCCTGAAACAGGACAACCTGCTTGATGATCTCACCCAGGTCGGTCTCCAGATTGCCCGGACAATGGTTGAGTTGTTCTCCGACCTGCCTCCCGGGCATGAATTTTTTGAGCGCTACAGCTTTATCAGTGCCGACGACCTGCCCGAGTATCAGTCGGTTATTCGTCGGTCAGAACGTGGCGGTATCGCTGAACTGAAAGATGAAGACCGGGCCAAACTGCTGTCGCTGCCTTTCCAGCTGACCGTTGCCAGGCATCGCCTTGGTGTCGTCGACGAGGAGATGGAAGAGCGGATTCTGAAAGCGCGTTCTGCCTTCCATGAAAACCTTCCCGACGACCTTAAAGGATCCGTCGAGTTCTTTGATGCCAATGCCTACAATGCGGCGGCATCCATTCAGGATAATATTTTGTTTGGTCGCCTGGCCTATGGCCGCAGTGAGGCCAAAGAGCGCATTGGTTCGCTGATTGCCGAAGTCATTGATGAACTGGATCTGCGGGGGCCGGTCATGGAAGTCGGCCTGGACAGCTCCGTTGGCATTTCCGGAGGACGACTTTCCGGTGCACAACGGCAAAAAGTCATCCTCGCCCGTGCACTGGTCAAGCAACCCCATATTCTGATCGTCAACGAATCCCTGACATCACTCGACGGATCAGAACGGCGCAGGGTACTCGCCAACCTGCGGGAGGCCTGCAAGGATCAGACAATCATCTGGTTCGACAATGAGGTTGATCCGGAGGGTGAATTTGACCGCCAGTTCGTCATGAAGAGTGGCCGGCTGGTTGATCAGGGTGAACCCGATATCCGTGCAGAGGATGCCGACCCCTCTGACGACGATGAGGATGCAGCAACGGGTGAGGGGCTGGCAGAGGAAGTTCAGTTGCTGCGCGGGCTTCCGCTGCTGTCCGGTCTTGATCGCTCGACACTGAAACTGATTGCCTTCACGTCGGAGCGTCTGACCTTTGAAGCCGGGGAGGAGATGTTCCATCAGGGTGATGAAGGCGATGCCGCCTATATCGTGATGGATGGCGAGGCCGAAATCTGGATCGACACGGATGACGGCGAAGAGATGCTGCGCCCGGTCAAACCAAACGAACTGATTGGTGAAATCGCACTGCTGGCAGAGGTTCCCCGTTCGGCAACGGTGAAGATCACCCGTCGTCTGACAGCTCTCGAACTGTCAAAATCCCAGCTTATCAATCTGATCGAACAGGATCGTCAGATAGCTGTTGAAATGATGCGTGTTCTGGCATTCAGACTGGATGACACAACCAAACGATTACTGACACGCTAAGGCCATCCGTGATTGTTCTTTTTACAGATTTTGGTGTTACCGGCCCCTATACCGGGCAGATGAGCGCAGTATTGATGCAACAGGCACCAACCGTTCCGGTTGTCAGCCTGATGGCAGACGCCCCCGCCATGAACCCAAAAGCATCATCCTATCTGCTTGCTGCACATGACGGCCCGTTTCCGAAAGGCTCGGTCTTTCTCTGCGTTATCGATCCGGGGGTGGGCAGCGTCCGCACACCGGTCATACTTCTGGCAGATGGATGTTATTATGTCGGACCGAACAATGGTCTGTTCTCACAGGTTGTGCGTCAGGCCAGACAGGCGACTGCCTGGGAAATCACTGCCATTCCGGAAAACGTGTCGGCAACCTTCCATGGCAGG contains these protein-coding regions:
- a CDS encoding tandem-95 repeat protein, whose protein sequence is MADEWNPKDGAQDLDDLTVLQRTDNANLDAEEQEKQGSGDDAGEDMQGFGTLHTGSQRTQDEVNNAIGAGAGQQSGAAAGAEDSESDGTDTGPSGNRNSSDARTGSQQGVSGDTGYDDNQNSNAEGQNGPGAEGNREDAGASSGNEQGFSGAQRTADEPDEEQATGADQSTSGGNQSGGGTEEEFLQTAEAQVGPQAGNDEFSLGEDSVATFSVHELLANDADGNNDILVVTAVGDAAHGIVSWDPETGQVTYTPDDDYNGPDSFTYTVSDGNGGFSTATVNLTIDPENDDPVTVDDVFAGSEDNVMTFSAADLLSNDSDVDLDNLSVDSFTQPANGTLTFEDGVFTFTPNENWNGETSFDYTIVDGQGGTATGSVSLDVAAVNDGPVAVDDVFAGSEDNVLTFSAADLLENDSDVDLDSLSVDSFTQPANGTLTFEDGVFTFTPNENWNGETSFDYTIVDGQGGSATGSTTLEIAAVNDGPVAVDDVFAGSEDNVLTFSAADLLENDSDVDLDSLSVDSFTQPANGTLTFEDGVFTFTPNENWNGETSFDYTIVDGLGGSATGSTTLEIAAVNDGPVAVDDVFAGSEDNVLTFSAADLLENDSDVDLDSLSVDSFTQPANGTLTFEDGVFTFTPNENWNGETSFDYTIVDGQGGSATGSTTLEIAAVNDGPEASADSAETGYREAVTIDVLDNDSDLDGDSLSISAVNGLSNGTVQVVDGKIVYTPNDEFSGQETFSYTVTDGNGGSQTATVTVDVAAGTVFSDEGDTVNFNEVSAEDYQDGQQYASGDGDDVVTLAGAAGQTEHGFDGGEQFSAGAGNDTVTGGDGADNIDGGVGNDVITGGAGGDTLAGGDGDDNLTGGADDDIIQGGEGSGDTANFSGNRADYTVISNEDGSYTIIDNVAGRDGTDQVWGVENFSFADGPIAADDLIPEEMFTENDDTVNLADADPDYGTTESYDALDGDDTVTGGDQNDVISGGAGNDNLDGGAGNDTLRGDDNGNTLVVRLGGESYNGDPHYRIVVDGETLAEGDVTWSRDTVAEGSYPDLSQAEYRDITVTLPEGTDPSTIQIMFTNDAYRRDVGDRNLIVDRIVYNGEVIEAETAGDYRDGGRERMPWGGTMAFDVSGKGNAAEAGNDTLSGGAGDDTLLGGGGDDVLNGGAGSDTIVGGAGSDTFVLSGNYEDYTITENEDGSFTVTDTVDGRDGSDTVSGVENFQFSDVTYTSEQLVELGGLHIVGDNNANDLNGGAGGDTIEGLRGHDEIHGGAGDDTIDGDENNDTLYGGEGNDIIDGGNDNDTLFGGEGDDHLRGGHGTDTLDGGVGNDTFYMEGRSDYDANDVLNGGEGTDTVKALNDGDMTFSNFTADNSIEVVDGGNTESRILGDNNDNILDFSNTTLTNIGEIDGERGDDTITGSAGDDSIDGGDNDDILFGGAGSDNLYGGAHDDTLYGGDGDDTLRGGHGTDTLYGGDGDDVFVMEGRSDRDADDVLYGGAGTDTVRAENDGDMTFRNFTADNSIEVVDGGNSASRILGDNNANTLDFSNATLNNIREIDGGRGSDTITGSNGDDSIDGGDQSDTVYGGAGNDSIDGGAHDDTLYGGDGNDIMRGGHGTDTLIGGDGDDTFVMEGRGDRDADDVLEGGAGTDTVMAGNDGDLYFNDFSADNSIEVVDGGNSASQIKGDSSSNTLDFSETQLNNISRIDAGQGDDTVIGSAGDDSIYGGNHDDLLMGGAGNDTLDGGAHDDTLDGGAGDDILAGGHGNDLFIFRLGEGNDQISGGDGWTDTVRVEGADGAPGEAESGWTLHLDEGEILEQGVDEDGKEYIRLTEDASGHFETTEGESVEFTGVERFEW
- a CDS encoding ATP-binding cassette domain-containing protein; amino-acid sequence: MKRSLYRYIMAYSKREQIVLVLTALISHPVLYMTFKLPEVIINDAIGAGEGPRELPVFGIPLTQLQYLVVLCVLFLILVCINGGLKYFNNVYRGAMNERLLRRLRFILFHRILRFPVSHFRKLSQGEVVSMVTAETEPVGGFFGDSIALPVYQGGILITALAYIMYENTMMGFIAISTVPVQMYIIPKMQKVVNNLARERVRTVRQLSNQLGESVGGIYDLHTHDTSEYESTRISATLGEIYFIRLRIYIWKFLIKFLNNFLAQLTPIVFYLVGGYLVMTGSYTVGALMASIGAHKELAAPWKELLGWYQRLADAQIKYDQLREQFDTEGMLDEEMLTSDPDKSIQLTGNIEASNLSLTDDEGVKLIESASFTLEQPSRVVITGPGGSGKGQLAHVLARILPPSGGSIKISNHTLFDLPESVTGRQIGYAGSESFMFNASVRENILYGLQRRPMRDADYDDEQAAEFLRQKTEAERSGNRNHDINADWIDLDAAGATDREDLNRKLLKALDVVEMSNDIFQMGLQRQVDPNIRKRLTAGVLEARERLREELEGPMLKTMVELFDGDKYNRNASLAENLLFGTPVGSEFAPENLSRNAYLLEILKQDNLLDDLTQVGLQIARTMVELFSDLPPGHEFFERYSFISADDLPEYQSVIRRSERGGIAELKDEDRAKLLSLPFQLTVARHRLGVVDEEMEERILKARSAFHENLPDDLKGSVEFFDANAYNAAASIQDNILFGRLAYGRSEAKERIGSLIAEVIDELDLRGPVMEVGLDSSVGISGGRLSGAQRQKVILARALVKQPHILIVNESLTSLDGSERRRVLANLREACKDQTIIWFDNEVDPEGEFDRQFVMKSGRLVDQGEPDIRAEDADPSDDDEDAATGEGLAEEVQLLRGLPLLSGLDRSTLKLIAFTSERLTFEAGEEMFHQGDEGDAAYIVMDGEAEIWIDTDDGEEMLRPVKPNELIGEIALLAEVPRSATVKITRRLTALELSKSQLINLIEQDRQIAVEMMRVLAFRLDDTTKRLLTR